In Anaerostipes hadrus ATCC 29173 = JCM 17467, a single genomic region encodes these proteins:
- the priA gene encoding replication restart helicase PriA, with amino-acid sequence MEKLYADIIINISHEALDKVFAYKVPFSMIKDIRVGQQVVVPFGRSNKEQTGYVVNLSRTVDYDESKVKEILRIETDHVGVESNMIELAAWIRENYGSTMIQALKTVLPVQEKVARKARKYIELCIEKVHGPAMLDEYFSKHYVAKARLLAALLDHGKISWEMASKDLKISKSTVDSMEKEGILHVVTEYYYRNPGEFSIAKAEAHMLNEQQQELIDEFREDFLREDHKTYLLHGITGSGKTEVYLAAIEEVIKQGKQAIVLIPEIALTYQTVTRFTKRFGERVSILNSRLSKGERYDQWLRAQRGDVDVIIGPRSALFVPFLNLGLIVIDEEHEGSYKSEQTPKYHAREVAIKKAQMEGASVILGSATPSVESYKHALDGTYRLWELTKRAKEAVLPQVYIEDLREELKAGNRSMFSRRLKELIKDRLNKGEQIMLFLNRRGYAGFVSCRSCGHVMECPHCDISMTYHRDGRLRCHYCGYEQPMLKVCPECGSPYIGTFGLGTQKVEAALYKEFPQAKVLRMDMDTTKRKNSHEQILSAFSDGEADILVGTQMIVKGHDFANVTLVGVLAADLSLHANDYRAGERTFQLLTQAAGRAGRGDKPGEVVIQTYSPEHYSIQTAAKQDYHAFYKEEISYRSLMRYPPEWQMLVVFASGEDKAWLDKVMDAMANVVKHMDLMVIGPSEAGFGKINDQYRKVIYIKNKDYETLVKAKNRLEQWIDLNKIRKNLLVNFDFNPMNSY; translated from the coding sequence ATGGAAAAATTATATGCGGATATAATTATTAATATTTCACATGAGGCACTGGATAAGGTGTTTGCCTATAAGGTGCCTTTTTCCATGATCAAGGATATTCGGGTGGGACAGCAAGTCGTTGTCCCATTTGGACGTTCTAATAAGGAACAGACGGGATATGTAGTCAACCTTTCACGGACAGTTGACTATGATGAGAGTAAAGTCAAAGAAATCTTAAGGATTGAGACGGATCATGTTGGTGTGGAGTCAAATATGATCGAGTTAGCTGCGTGGATCAGAGAGAATTATGGATCAACAATGATCCAGGCATTAAAAACCGTACTTCCAGTGCAGGAAAAAGTTGCACGAAAAGCGAGAAAATACATTGAGCTATGCATTGAGAAAGTGCATGGACCAGCGATGCTTGATGAATATTTCAGTAAGCATTATGTGGCGAAAGCAAGACTTCTTGCAGCTTTATTAGACCATGGGAAGATCTCATGGGAAATGGCATCGAAAGATCTAAAGATTTCAAAAAGTACAGTAGACAGCATGGAAAAAGAAGGAATTCTTCATGTTGTGACAGAATATTATTACCGGAATCCTGGAGAGTTCAGTATAGCAAAAGCAGAAGCGCATATGTTAAATGAACAGCAACAGGAACTGATCGATGAATTTCGGGAAGATTTTTTAAGAGAAGACCACAAAACCTATCTTTTACATGGAATCACAGGAAGTGGGAAGACAGAAGTTTATCTCGCAGCGATCGAAGAAGTGATCAAACAAGGAAAACAGGCAATCGTCCTGATCCCAGAGATCGCACTGACTTATCAGACGGTTACAAGGTTTACCAAACGATTTGGAGAGCGTGTATCAATTCTGAATTCACGATTATCCAAAGGTGAGAGATACGATCAGTGGCTTCGTGCACAGAGGGGAGACGTGGATGTGATTATTGGACCACGCTCTGCATTGTTTGTTCCATTTCTGAATCTTGGGCTGATTGTGATCGATGAGGAACATGAAGGCAGTTACAAGAGTGAACAAACTCCCAAATACCATGCAAGAGAAGTTGCGATCAAGAAAGCACAGATGGAAGGTGCATCGGTGATCTTAGGTTCGGCGACACCATCAGTTGAGAGTTATAAACATGCACTGGATGGAACTTATCGGCTGTGGGAGTTGACAAAACGAGCCAAAGAAGCAGTGTTACCGCAAGTCTATATTGAAGATCTAAGAGAAGAATTAAAAGCGGGAAACCGCAGCATGTTCAGCCGAAGACTGAAAGAACTGATAAAGGATCGTTTGAATAAAGGTGAACAGATCATGTTGTTCTTAAACCGGCGTGGTTATGCGGGATTCGTTTCATGCAGAAGCTGTGGTCATGTCATGGAATGTCCTCATTGTGATATTTCTATGACATATCACAGAGATGGAAGACTGCGCTGCCATTATTGCGGATATGAACAGCCGATGCTGAAGGTTTGTCCAGAGTGTGGAAGTCCGTATATTGGAACATTCGGTCTTGGAACCCAGAAAGTGGAAGCTGCATTATACAAAGAATTTCCACAAGCAAAAGTGCTTCGTATGGATATGGATACGACGAAGAGAAAAAATAGTCATGAACAGATCTTATCGGCATTTTCTGATGGAGAAGCAGATATTTTAGTGGGAACACAGATGATCGTCAAAGGACATGATTTTGCGAATGTAACATTGGTAGGAGTTTTGGCAGCAGATCTTTCCCTGCATGCCAATGATTACCGGGCAGGAGAAAGAACATTCCAGTTATTGACACAGGCTGCGGGAAGAGCAGGAAGAGGCGACAAACCAGGAGAAGTAGTGATCCAGACATATTCCCCAGAACATTACAGTATCCAGACTGCAGCTAAACAGGATTATCACGCATTTTACAAAGAAGAGATTAGCTACCGAAGCTTGATGAGATATCCACCAGAATGGCAGATGTTGGTCGTATTTGCATCAGGAGAAGATAAAGCATGGCTTGATAAAGTAATGGATGCGATGGCAAATGTAGTAAAACATATGGATCTGATGGTGATCGGGCCGAGCGAGGCAGGATTTGGCAAGATCAATGATCAATACCGCAAAGTGATATATATTAAGAATAAAGATTACGAGACACTGGTGAAAGCAAAGAACCGTCTGGAACAGTGGATCGATTTAAATAAGATCAGGAAAAATTTACTGGTCAATTTTGATTTTAACCCAATGAATAGTTATTAA
- the def gene encoding peptide deformylase, translating to MAIRQIRVLGDDVLRKKCKEVKEMTPRMHTLVEDMYDTMYEAMGVGLAAPQVGILKRIVVIDTGEEGECVTLVNPVITLKEGEQVGEEGCLSLPGKVAVVKRPDHVICEAFDEDMNPITVEGFGLFARALCHETDHLDGILYPDVAEEPARDVTMEEVE from the coding sequence ATGGCAATTCGACAGATTCGAGTATTAGGAGACGATGTTTTAAGAAAAAAATGTAAAGAAGTAAAAGAAATGACACCAAGAATGCATACATTAGTAGAAGATATGTATGATACAATGTATGAAGCAATGGGTGTTGGTCTTGCAGCACCTCAGGTTGGAATCTTAAAAAGAATCGTAGTCATTGATACTGGAGAAGAGGGAGAATGTGTAACTCTTGTCAATCCAGTGATCACACTGAAAGAAGGAGAGCAGGTAGGAGAAGAAGGATGTTTAAGCCTTCCAGGAAAAGTAGCAGTTGTGAAACGTCCAGATCATGTGATCTGTGAAGCATTTGATGAAGATATGAATCCGATCACAGTAGAAGGATTTGGATTATTTGCAAGAGCGCTCTGCCATGAAACAGACCATTTGGATGGAATTTTATATCCAGATGTAGCAGAAGAACCAGCAAGAGACGTCACGATGGAAGAGGTAGAATAA